From the genome of Sinanaerobacter sp. ZZT-01:
GTGGACTCGGGCGAAGTCTTGTTTGGCGGACGCAATGTGAAGGAGTATCCTTGTGATGAATTTCTTTCACATATTAGTATGGTTTTTCAGAATGTGTATCTTTTTAATGATACGGTGGCAAATAACATTCGATTTGGAAAAGCAGATGCATCTATGGATGAAATAGAAAATGCAGCAAAAAAAGCTTGCTGTTACGATTTTATCATGGGTTTTCCAGACGGATTTGATACCATAATCGGCGAAGGCGGTTCGACTCTCTCAGGAGGCGAAAAACAGCGTATTTCAATTGCAAGGGCCATTTTGAAGGATGCACCGGTTGTGATACTAGATGAGGCAACCTCAAGCGTCGATCCGGAAAATGAGCAAGTGCTGCTACAAGCAATCGGGGAGCTGACTAAAAATAAGACGCTTATATCCATTGCACATAGGATGACAACGGTTAGAAATGCCGATCAGATACTTGTCATGGATGATGGGAGAATTGTTCAAAAGGGAACACACAGCCAGCTGGTTTCACAGGAGGGAATTTATAAAAGATTTCTGATGGTCCGTGAACAGTCGATAGGATGGCAGCTTTCATTTCATTGATAGCACAGTTGTGCTTTAAATAAAAAATACGAATTAGGTACAAGGAGGGTTTCTAAAATGGAGAACACAGGAAGGCTTAAGGTAAAAGACCTAATAAATGTAGGCATTTACACAGCAATTTATTTAGTTATATTTTTTGTAGTAGGCATGCTCAATGCGATACCGGTATTTTATCCATTATTATATGTGATATGGCCGATCGTTTGTGGCATTCCGTTCATGTTGTTTTTAACGAAAACCCAAAAATTTGGAATGCTCAGCATTATGTCTGTAATTTTGGGAGTGTTTTGGTTTCTTACGGGGTATACTTGGATACCAATTTTAAGTTACCTCGTGTGTGGATTAATTGCTGATTTTGTATTAAAGTCAGGAGATTTTAAAAGCTTTAAAAAATCCGTCATAGGATACTGGATCTTCAGCTGCGGAATGATTGGTCTTCAGGCACCGATGTGGTTTATGGCGGATCGCTATATGGCGGATGTGCGAGCTTATATGGGAGATCAGTATGCACAACAGCTGGCGTATTATATGCCGCAGTGGATGGGATTTGCTTCAATTGCCATTATTTTTGTCGGCTCTCTGTTGGGAGCGCTGCTTGGAAGAAAAATGCTCAAAAAACACTTTGAAAGGGCGGGTATTGCTTAATGGGAAGCTATCTCATTTATCAACCTGAAAAAAGAAAAGGATTTTGGCTTGATCCTCGAACGAAAATTATATTTATGGCATTTGTAACAACACTACTGTTTTTTGTGCATGAAAATATAGCGATTGTATCGGCGCTTGCAGCCATTCCATTTCTTTTTTTAATCATCAACGAACAGAAGAAAACAGCATTTATTTATGGGGGGTTATTTGTCCTCGGTATTTTTTCACTTTATTTAAAAAATACAGTGGCGTTGCCACAGATTATCAATGCTGTTTTCGTGTTACTTATTGCGTTGGTATTGCGCTTGTTTCCAACTTTTATGTTAGGATATTACATTATTGAATCAACCAAAGTCAGTGAATTTGTAGCTGCGATGGAAATTTGGCATATACCGCAAAGCTTTGTCATTCCCATTGCAGTAGTATTCCGATTTGTCCCGACGCTTAAGGAAGAATCATCGGCCATTACCAACGCGATGCATATGAGGGAAATTCAATTTGGAACGAAAAAATTTTGGCGAAATCCTGCTGCTTTTTTGGAATATCGAGTGATACCTCTGATGATGTCTATTGTGAAGATTGGTGATGAATTGTCTGCGGCGGCTCTAACACGTGGATTAGGCAATCCGGAAAAAAGAAGCAATATAGCAGTAATTGGATTTACTGGATATGATGCATTAATAGGTGCTGTTTCCATTGGCTTGGTCGCTTGGTCTTTATTGTGAAGGAGGAAGAGTATGATACAATTCAAAGATGTTTCTTTTATTTATCACAGTACAGAGCGTGAGGATGGCGTACACCATTTGAATTTTTCGATTCCCTCTGGACAAGTTGTTGTATTGTGCGGTCAATCCGGCTGTGGGAAAACAACAGTTACGCGTTTAATCAATGGTCTTGTACCGGAATATTATGAGGGAACATTGCAGGGAGAAGTTCTACTAGACCGAAGAAGTATTTCCAAGACACCAATTTATCAGCTTTCTAGATGGGTTGGGTCAGTCTTTCAAAACCCAAGCTCACAGTTTTTTAATGTAGATACGACGGGAGAAATTGCTTTTGGGTGTGAAAATACAGGCATTTCCAAAAAAGAAATTTATCAGCGCATTGGAAAAGTTGCAACAGAATTAAATATATGGGATCTCTTAGGAAGGAGTTTGTTTGCTTTATCGGGCGGTGAAAAGCAAAAGATAGCCTGCGCATCCGTATCAGCTATGCTTCCGGAAATTCTAGTATTGGATGAACCATCCTCCAATCTAGATGTTTCAACAATTGGGGATTTAAAATATATGATTGCGCAATGGAAGAAACAGGGCAGGACTATAATTATTGCAGAACACAGACTGTACTATTTAATGGAGCTAGCGGATCGCATCATTTATATGAAGGGTGGAAAGATTGAGAGGGATATGACTACAGCAGAATTTAAGGCACTTCCGCTGGATAAACTACGCTCTATGGGATTGCGTTCTTTGCATCCCGTTGATTTCACAAAAGTTGAAAAAGCAAGCTTTGGAAAAGACAGGCTTACCTTGAAGAATTTCTCTTTTTACTACGGGAAGACACTGGCTACAAACATTCCTCTTCTTGAAATTCCAAGGGGCGCAATTGTTGGTGTGCTGGGCAATAATGGAGCCGGTAAAAGTACGTTTGCTAAATGCTTATGCGGTCTTGAGAAGTCGGCACGGGGTATTTTGGAGATGGAAGGGAAAATTTATTCATCCAAACAACGTATTCGAGCCGGCTATATGGTTATGCAGGATGTAAATCATCAGCTTTTTACAGAGAGTGTATTGGATGAAATTTTACTGAGCATGCCAGGCGAGAATGAATTAGAGGAAAAGAAGATTGCAGAGAAACTGTTGGAAAGCTTGAATCTGTCCCAATATACAAAGCTGCACCCTATGTCACTTTCAGGCGGGCAAAAACAGCGCGTTGCAATTGGCAGTGCGATTGTTTCTAATAAAGAGATTATAGTGTTTGATGAACCCACAAGCGGCCTTGATTATAAAAATATGCTGGAAGTCGCGCATAATCTAGAACAGCTGAGTGCATTGGGAAAAACCTTGCTTATTATTACCCATGATCCGGAATTGCTTGCTCAATGTTGTAATTACTTCATGTTTATTGATAATGGGCAGATCGCTTGGAGCGGGGGCTGGAACGAACAGAACGAGATATATATTTCGAAATTTTTTGCACCTGCAATTTAATTGCTGAAATACTATGAAAAAGGGGGACTTGACCCCCTCTTTTTTTATCCATTGTAATTATTTTGAGATTCTATTTTTTTGGACTTTTGAAGATTGAGGAAGGAATTCATTTAAGCTATGATGCTTTTGAATAATAGCAAGCAGCATAACTACAAAGTAAACCTTAACCATATTGCTTAGAATTTCTTCAATGATACGAGGGATCCATACAGCCGCGAATGGGAATGCCTTCCATGCAGTAAAGATGGTTTCGCGTAATACGATTGTGTTAAGAGTAGTCACAAGCAAACCGCTGCCAATCATAGCAATCAGTAGTTGTGGAATCTGCCCTTTTTTATTATCGCCAAGAAGTTTTTTCGTTATAAAAAAATCAGAGATTAACAAAAGAATACCTAAAGCAGCACTGCTGATTAGTCCAACTGTTACAAAATTGATATAAGTATCCAAATTGGCTGAGGGGTCTTTTGTGTTCATTGTTCTTGTAATGAGAAGCTTGCTGATCAGGTGCATTTTATCTGTGTCAATCTGCTCCTTTTGTACATGATTGTAAAAATCATGCCCGATACCGTCAGCAGATAAAAATGTAATGTTGCAAAGAGCGATAATAAGTAAGAGAATCGAGCATGCGGCAACTGCAATTCTCATCTTTTTGCTGTCTTTATCTCTTAGTACCATCCATAATGCACCTCTGATAAACCCACCTGCAGCCACGACCAGAGTCATAAGGGGAATATAGGTCCCGTTTGGTTTTAAAAGATAGCCTAAAAAATCAGAAAGTCCAGAGACAACAGCGCCATATACAGGACCGAATAGGATAGAGGGCATAATAGAAAATATCCCTGAGATCCCAATACTTATTCCGTTTTGTCCAAATATAGGTATGTAAAAAGAAGATGTTGTTTTTAAAATAAGTGAAAGACTCAGAAAAACTGCAGATATTGTGATGCGGTGTATATATAAAGATGATTTCTTCAATTTAAATTCTCCCTTCTTAATGGAAACATGATAAAAAGCGTGATTTTAAATTGATGTATTAAGTTGTGAACATAAAAACACCTCCTGTTATGCAGCGAGGCTGCATAACAGGAGGCAAAATAAATAATGACACTGCTTCTTCTTATGCAGCAGCGGGATGCGAACTTTGTACCGTAAGCCTATAATCGGCTTTTCGTCCTTCTGACAACTCCCCGTTCAGAAGGCACTGAAAATCTTTTGATTTACGCACAAAATCCTACTCTGCTCATGATTATAATATTTTCTTTATGGTAGCATCCTTTTTTTATATTGTCAAATTAAACGGCTTCCCTGTATACATTTCTAATTTCAATGAATCAGAAAAAAGATTTCATGATAATTAATGAACTTTTTTAGAATAATATAAAAAAAGAGAATGACTACCTAGTACAGCTATTTTTTCATTTTTATAGTTTTTTTGTTATAATATACAGTTCTTTTCATTTACGCTGATTACATGGTATAATGAAAAAATAAAATATACGATAGGCTATAATACAAAAAATTAATAAGAAAGGTAAAGTAAATGGATGGATGCTTTTATTTTTAAGCTACCGCAATGGGAAGGAAAAATTTTATTTACCTATGATGCAGTTTCTTTATTGATCTTGCTTGCATCTATGACAGTCGGGGTATTCATTTGCTTGTGGGGGTATAAATATTTCCAAACCTTATGTCTAATGCTTGCCGCTAGTGGGTTTGGGTATCTTGCTATTGGAGTATTTAACAAACTGCCTGATAATATGATTTTAAAAATGTTTTTTTTTGTGAGTGTTGTCTTTTTAGGAATATGTATAAGCTTCTTTGCATTTAAAATCCTGATACGATTGTTTGAAAAATTAGGGCTTATAATATTTTTGAGAAAAAACTTATATCTTTTTTCTACCGTGATCGGAGCAACTGTGATCGGGAGTGTTGTCTATTATCATATTTTTAAAGATGTCTTAACTGCATGCCTCCTATTTGCCACATTTTGCGGCATAGGAATTGTACATCAAAGAAAACGTAAAAACACGCAAATCCATTTTAAGACTTATGACCAGCTGAGACAGATGAAATACCCAGACGAGCGGTAAGGAGGATTGATGATTTATGTTGGAAGTTCATAGAAGAGAACTAAAATATCTGATTTCCTTAACGGAAGCTGCAAATTTGAAAGCAAAACTAGGACAGCTGATGAAACCGGACCCCAATAATAAAGAAGATGGGTACTTAGTGCGTTCTTTGTATTTTGATACTTTATATGATTCGGATTTTGAAGATAAGGTGCAGGGTTATGACAACCGACAGAAAATTAGATTGAGAATTTATAACGTAAACGCTGATTTTGCAAAACTGGAGCTAAAAGAAAAAAGTGGGATTCATCAAAGAAAACGTTCCCTTACCGTATCAAGAACTGAAGCGGAGCAGATGTCACGCAGTGATTATTCATTCCTAGGTAATCGAGCAGAACCTTTTGCAAAATGGCTATATGCATTTATGCTAAGCAGAAATTACAAGCCCAAATGTGTTGTTGAGTATAATCGGCAAGCATATTATGTAGAGCAAAATGATATAAGAGTGACGATTGATGCTAATTTAAGAGCGACGGAGGCCAGCTTTGCACTTTTTCAACCCAATTTGATCACCTATCCTGTAAATAAACCAGGAGAGATCACATTAGAAGTAAAGTATAATAACTTTTTATTTACTTATATTAAAATTATACTCGGGCATATCGGGCGTACGCAGATTTCAAATAGTAAATATTGCAGGGCACGTATGGTTATGAAGAAAGGGAGGTGGTAATTTTGAAAGAATTCTTATACAATAATTTAATTGCAAACTCGGGTAACCTGACAATACCAGATGTAATCATCAACTTTTTGGCTGCTTGTGTCATCTGTGTTTTGATTTATATTTCTTATAAGATGTCACATTCCGGGCCGGTATACAGCGGAAGGTTTAATGTATCCATTATTATGATCACGTTAGTTACGACACTGGTGATGAATGTAATTGGAAATAATATTGCATTATCTTTAGGGATGGTGGGTGCACTTTCGATTGTTCGGTTTCGTACAGCGATAAAAGATACAAGAGATACGGCATATCTTTTTTGGGGAGTTGCAGTCGGGATCTGCTGTGGTGTGTCAGATTATTTAGTAGCTGGAATTGGTTCTGTTATTATCTTTATGTTCCTAGTGGTGTTTGGGCATATTCATAACAATGAAAGAATCATGGCTATTATTAAATTAGATAACCAAGCAATGGATGAGGTGGAAAAGAAAATAAATCTATTGTTTGGAGGAAGGGCTGTTTTACGAGTACAAAATACGCTTGTACAGGAGCAGTCAAGTGAGAGCATCTATGAACTCTCTGATAAATTATTGAGTGATGCTGAAAAAAAATATGGTTCTGTCATCAAGAATCTATCCAATATTGCAGGTGTGAAATCGATCAGCCTGGTGCGCCAAGATGATGAGATCAGCCAATAATTTTTATATCGCTTATAAGGGCAGTAGGAGAAAAGCAAATGACTCGAAAAAAACGACTCTATATTATATTGGGAATCAATATTTTATGTCTGTTGCTGCTGTTCTTTCTGCGCACGGGACAGAATCTGCTGAACTTAGCATCAGATGCAGTTAGTACACATACTTATTTTACACTTCCGGCGAACGAAGATGAAAGTGACCCCTTGCAATATATTTCAGAAGATTTTACAGTAGAAGACGGTTTCTATTCTAATTTGCCCATAGTTATTTTAAATCTGGACGGAGAAATTACAAATTATAAATCTTTTAGGAATGAAGAGGAGATTGTAGATGAATCGGTGGAAGAATGGACAACCGGATCGATTCAAATACTCAAGGCAGAGACAGGCTATACGCATTTGAGTGATACACCACAGAACCAGAGTAAAATTGAGATTAAAAAGCGCGGACATACCTCCTTTTCATTTGATAAATCACAATATAGGATTAACCTGATTCATACTGATGGCACGGAAAACTCATTGGATATACTAGGTATGGGAAGTGAAAACAGCTGGATTTTAAATGGAAGTATGGCAGATAAGAGCATGCTGCGGAATTATTTGGGCTATCGGATTGCTTCGGAGATCATGGAATCCAGTCCGGATAGCCAATATTGTGAGGTTATTTTTAAAGAAGATGGAACCTACCGTTATCAGGGGCTTTATCTTTTGCAGGAGTCCGTTTCCCGCAGTCCGGATCGAGTCAATATTGATTCGTACAAACCTAAAAATGTATATAGCAGTTATATCATTCGGAGAGACCGCTTTACTAATTTTGATATCATGCTTGAGACATATGGTCGTGTGAACCAAATATCCCCGCAGTGGATTGGTTTAAAATATCCATCGGATGAAAAAATAACAGATGAGACAAAAAAATTCATTGAAAATGATTTTTCTAAAATAGAAAAAATTATTTATTCAGATAAGAAGCCAATCTTTAAAACTTACAGCAGATACATTGACATAGATTCATTCGTAGATTATTTTCTAGTAAATGAATTTTTTGGAAATTACGATGCGGGAGAACATTCTACCTATATGTATAAAAATTCGGGGGAACGTCTCCAAATTGGTCCAGTATGGGATTTTGACCAAGCGATGAATAACTATTATCAAACGGAAATGGATCCTGAGACATTAGCATTTTATGAAAAACCACTATTTGACCACTTGTGCAAAGATAAAAGATTTATCAATTTGCTGAAAAAAAGATATGCAAAACTACGTAAGAGTAGTTTTAGTGAAGCTCACGTAATCAGTGTTATCGATGAGACGACTTCTTATTTATCTTCAGCAAGACGGCGAGAATGGTATCGGTGGGCTGCTGATTATGAAGATGATTCTTTTCTCAATCCGCATAATTATTATCTTCAGGATTTTATAAAAGACAATGTGATTATTAATCGCTTTAATGACTCCTATAATCAAGAAATTTATAATATAAAAACATATCTCAGAAAGCACGGAAAAATTATGCAGGTGGAATTAAGCAAGCTTTACAGGTTGACGGAGACAGACAGCTCGATCAAGGATGAGAAAGAACTGATTTTAGTAGTGGTTCTGCTGCTGTTTTTTGTACCGGCTATTCTGATTAATAGGAAAAAATAAAGGAGGCAAAAGATTGGAAACGATTGTAAGGCCTGAGGAAGTCGCGGAACGGCATTATTTTTTGGAATCGCTGTATCATATACATGCTATTTGGGGAATTCGAATTGCACTCATTATTATTGCAATCACAGCCGTTATGATTTATATAAAGTATTCTCGAAAAAAATAAAAGAAATGGAGAATCAAAGTGCTTTTTTCAAGTATTGTATTTTTATTTTACTTTTTTCCTGTTGTCTTTGTCCTATATTATGTTTTTTCTTTTTCAAGAAGATTACAAAATATTTGGCTATTAATCAGCAGCCTGGTATTTTATGCTTGGGGTGAGCCGGTTTATGTCTTTTTGATGCTCGCGTCGATCTTATTTAATTCGCTTATGGGATATCTTGTAGAACGGCGGACAAAAGCCTGGCTGAAACACTTATTACTTGTAGTTGCGGTGACGGGAAATTTATCTGTACTTTTTGTTTTTAAATATCTTCAATTTATACTTGATATGATAATGCCTGCATCCTTCAAAGGCTTCTCATTTGACCTTCCGTTGCCGATTGGCATTTCTTTTTTTACTTTTCAAGCATTGTCTTACGTCGTTGATGTATACCGAGGCACAACCCGCTCAGAGAACCCTTTTTATGTAGGACTATATATTTCTTTTTTCCCGCAACTGATTGCCGGTCCGATTATTCAGTATAATTCAATTGCAGAACAGATAAGAAACCGTAAATCATCCATCGATAAAATTTCTTTAGGTATTTGCCGATTTACTACAGGACTTGGAAAAAAAGTGCTCTTATCGAATTGCGTTGCAAGCATTGCAGATAACGTATTTCAATGGTCAGCAATTGGAACGGATAAGATGACAGTTCCTGTCATGTTAGCTTGGCTTGGCAGCATTGCTTATACTTTACAGATTTATTTTGATTTTTCTGCCTACTCTGATATGGCGATTGGATTAGGTTTATGCTTTGGTTTTAAGTTTAAAGAAAATTTTAATTATCCGTATATTGCTGTTTCTGTTTCTGATTTTTGGAGGCGGTGGCACATTTCGTTGACCTCGTGGTTTCGAGAATACGTTTACTTTCCATTGGGGGGAAATAAAGTAAGAAATCAAGATAAAATGGTTCGCAACATTTTTATTGTATGGCTTTTGACTGGAATTTGGCATGGTGCAAATTGGACGTTTATCTTCTGGGGTTTATATTATTTTATTTTTCAGCTGGCGGAGCGTTTTTTTGAATATCCAAGCAAAATAAAAAATAATTTTTTAAAGCATTTCTATACTTTAATGGTAGTAAGTGTAGGCTGGGTGGTGTTTCGAGCAGATGATTTATATCAAGCAGGGCGTTTCTTTATGAATATGCTGGGATTAAATCATAATGGATTTTACAGTGAGCTTGCAGTGATGCTTATTCATGAAAATTGGGTATTTCTATTGATGGCGGTCATTTTTTGTATGCCGATTGCAAGAAACATGAACCAAATATTGTATCAAGATGAGAACAGTAGAAAAGTTCACATTATATTTACCTTTTTTTATCCGCTTGTGCTGCTTAGCATTTTAATTGTCAGCGTATGTTATCTTGCCAGCGGAACTTATAATCCTTTTATATATTTTAACTTTTGATGAAAAGGTGCTGTTATGAGATTATACATGATAAAAAAACGGATTTTCGCAGTGGTATTTTTAGTTGTGATACTAACTTTTTCGCTATTAAATTTTGTCAATAGTATGGAGGAGCTAAGAGATATACTTGAACCGGTGAAGTGGTCTGATTATGAGGCTGTCTTAAATGTACCGGATGCTCTTGATATCGCAATGACAGAAAGTCTTTATAAACGCATGAATTTTATTGAAGGATATGCATACGTTCAAACTTTACTTGATAAAAGAGAGTTCAATAATTTCAGCTATATTAAAGATGAAGAAGGGTTTCTTCATTATGCTTCCTTCTTTCGAGAAGAAGAGGATGATTTTTTTGAATATGCATTTCGAATGAAGCGATTACAAGATTATGTTTCTAAGAATGGAACAAAAGTTCTCTTTGTGGTGGCACCCGGCAAATATATTGAAGGAAGTACAAAGTTGAGAACTGGCATGCCGATTAATGATCCGAATGGAGTTGTAGATGAGACCTTGCTTTATATGAATCGTCTGGGGGTAGAAACGTTAGATCTAAGGGAGGTTCTTCCAAACAAAGACCTTTCTTACGAGGCAACTTTTTTCCATACAGACCATCACTGGACCATTCCGGCAGCTTTTTATGCAACAAAAACACTTGTGGAAACATTAAAAGAACGATTTGGTGAAGACTTGGATCCGACCGGATTTTATACGGATATTAACAATTATACAAGTGTGATCTATCGAAATGGTATGCTGGGCTCAATGGGAAGAAGAACCGGTGCAAATTTTTGCGGACTAGAAGACTTTGAAGCCTTATGGCCTAATTTTAAAGGGCGTTATTACCGCGAATCACTTCGAGAGAAGGGTTACACCGTAAAGCTCAGGGGTGACTTTTCAGAAACTGTGATGGATGTTGATATCTTAAAGGATAATAAAGATATTTACTCTGATTCGCAGTATTCGGTCTATTTAAATGGACTGAGTCCGTACGATTATTTGGAAAATTTAGATCGCAAAGAAGGAAGCAAGATATTTATGATAAGAGACTCTTATTTTTCTCCGGTCATGTCTTTTTTGATACCGATGTGCAAGTCCATTGATGCGATATGGTCTTTGGAAGACATGGGAGAGCTTGACATTGAAACGTATGTAAAAGAAAATTCTTTTGATTATATTATAATGGAAATTTACCCATACAATATCAGCGAGCAGGCGTTTAACTTTTTTAAAGAGAGGTGAAAAGATGACCTCAAATGCAATAAAAAGCCGGGAGACAACAATGTTTAATAGATTTTTAAATCATTGGAAAAGGAATATTTGGTTCGTTGCGACTATATTTTTTAATATTATGTACCTTTTCTGGAGAGTTTTTTTTACGATTCCGTTTGGTTATGGGGCCGTGTCTGTCGCGGCAGGATTTGCTCTTTTAACTGTAGAAGTATTAGGTATGGTAGAAGCTTTTATCCATTATGTAAATATGTGCTCCGATGAAGTTTATCCGCTTCCTACCGTACCGTATGAGAGCTTTCCTCATATCGATATTTTCGTACCTACGTACAGCGAGGGAACAGAACTTCTTTATAAAACATTGAATGCATGCAATTACTTGAAATATCCCGATAGAAGTAAAGTACACATTTACTTGTGTGATGATAACCGAAGACCTGAGATGCGAAAGCTTGCAGAAAAAATGGGAGTCAACTATTTGGATCGTCCGGATAATCAAGGTGCAAAGGCAGGGAACCTCAACAATGCTTTGAAGCATTCGAAATCACCTTATATTGTAACCATTGATGCTGACATGATATTGAAGAGTGACTTCTTGTTAAAAACAGTGCCTTATATGGTTGACTGCGATCGAAAGAATGAGGGACGGCCGGAAGAGGAAAAAATAAAATTGGGATTTATTCAAACACCGCAGAGTTTCTATAATCCGGACTTATTTCAGTTTAATCTTTTTTCTGAGGGACGAATTCCAAATGAACAGGATTATTTTTACAGAGACATTCAGGTGGCCCGTACGAAGACGAACAGTGTCATTTACGGAGGATCCAATACTTTAATCCGCAGAGAGGCGTTAGAAGCGGTTGGCGGATTTTATACGGAAGCAATTACAGAAGATTTTGCTACTGGTATTTTAATACAGAGAAAACAGTATGTCAGCCTCGGAATTGGTGAACCGATGGCATCGGGCCTATCCGCAAATGATTTACAAGGATTGGTGCAGCAAAGAGTGAGGTGGGCGCGTGGTGTTATTGCGACGGGAAGAAAGATGCATATTTTTACAACCCCAGATTTGTCCTTTTCTCAAAAGATGAATTATTGGGCGTCGATTTGGTATTGGTATGCACCTGTAAAAAGACTGATTTATATTATGTCACCGATACTATATGCCGTTTTTGGATTTATGGTATTTAAATGCACTTTACCCCAGATTCTCATGTTCTGGTTACCGATGTACCTATCCAGCAACATTAATCTGCGCATGTTCAGTAACAATATACGTAATACAAAATGGACTGGGATTTATGAGACCGTGATGTTTCCTTTTTTACTTCTACCTGTACTTGCAGAATCCTTTGGGATTACATTGAAAAAGTTTAAGGTGACAAAAAAAGAACGCTACAAGAGCAGAACAAATGAAAATCTTATCTATGGGATCCCTTTTTCTATTTTAATTACTTTATCAATATTTGGTATTTTTCGTTGTATTACAATCATGTTTGACAGCGGTTCCTTTGGACCGATTGTTGTCTTATTTTGGTTGTTGAACAATCTGTTTTTCTTGATTATGGCGCTATTCTTTGTATTTGGAAGAGTTCCTTATCGAAAAGCAGAGCGAGTGAGCGTAAAACTTCCGTGTACGATAAGTGACGAGTTAGAAACAGTAGAGGGAGTAAC
Proteins encoded in this window:
- a CDS encoding alginate O-acetyltransferase AlgX-related protein → MIKKRIFAVVFLVVILTFSLLNFVNSMEELRDILEPVKWSDYEAVLNVPDALDIAMTESLYKRMNFIEGYAYVQTLLDKREFNNFSYIKDEEGFLHYASFFREEEDDFFEYAFRMKRLQDYVSKNGTKVLFVVAPGKYIEGSTKLRTGMPINDPNGVVDETLLYMNRLGVETLDLREVLPNKDLSYEATFFHTDHHWTIPAAFYATKTLVETLKERFGEDLDPTGFYTDINNYTSVIYRNGMLGSMGRRTGANFCGLEDFEALWPNFKGRYYRESLREKGYTVKLRGDFSETVMDVDILKDNKDIYSDSQYSVYLNGLSPYDYLENLDRKEGSKIFMIRDSYFSPVMSFLIPMCKSIDAIWSLEDMGELDIETYVKENSFDYIIMEIYPYNISEQAFNFFKER
- a CDS encoding MBOAT family protein; the protein is MLFSSIVFLFYFFPVVFVLYYVFSFSRRLQNIWLLISSLVFYAWGEPVYVFLMLASILFNSLMGYLVERRTKAWLKHLLLVVAVTGNLSVLFVFKYLQFILDMIMPASFKGFSFDLPLPIGISFFTFQALSYVVDVYRGTTRSENPFYVGLYISFFPQLIAGPIIQYNSIAEQIRNRKSSIDKISLGICRFTTGLGKKVLLSNCVASIADNVFQWSAIGTDKMTVPVMLAWLGSIAYTLQIYFDFSAYSDMAIGLGLCFGFKFKENFNYPYIAVSVSDFWRRWHISLTSWFREYVYFPLGGNKVRNQDKMVRNIFIVWLLTGIWHGANWTFIFWGLYYFIFQLAERFFEYPSKIKNNFLKHFYTLMVVSVGWVVFRADDLYQAGRFFMNMLGLNHNGFYSELAVMLIHENWVFLLMAVIFCMPIARNMNQILYQDENSRKVHIIFTFFYPLVLLSILIVSVCYLASGTYNPFIYFNF
- a CDS encoding glycosyltransferase, with product MFNRFLNHWKRNIWFVATIFFNIMYLFWRVFFTIPFGYGAVSVAAGFALLTVEVLGMVEAFIHYVNMCSDEVYPLPTVPYESFPHIDIFVPTYSEGTELLYKTLNACNYLKYPDRSKVHIYLCDDNRRPEMRKLAEKMGVNYLDRPDNQGAKAGNLNNALKHSKSPYIVTIDADMILKSDFLLKTVPYMVDCDRKNEGRPEEEKIKLGFIQTPQSFYNPDLFQFNLFSEGRIPNEQDYFYRDIQVARTKTNSVIYGGSNTLIRREALEAVGGFYTEAITEDFATGILIQRKQYVSLGIGEPMASGLSANDLQGLVQQRVRWARGVIATGRKMHIFTTPDLSFSQKMNYWASIWYWYAPVKRLIYIMSPILYAVFGFMVFKCTLPQILMFWLPMYLSSNINLRMFSNNIRNTKWTGIYETVMFPFLLLPVLAESFGITLKKFKVTKKERYKSRTNENLIYGIPFSILITLSIFGIFRCITIMFDSGSFGPIVVLFWLLNNLFFLIMALFFVFGRVPYRKAERVSVKLPCTISDELETVEGVTKDISENGVAIILKEPYYFQEETLLSVEIKTEDYCAKLKTKVVYVSSVDSEHWSYSMKIIDHCGYYDDLLGILYDRIPTLPKEIKKDSGSFEDLKLNSKTRILPLSYQKRQYPRVEVYAPAVCLELENRLVQIYDFNYAYLTLREESIPNSITLEISESLQLKCKFVSTVRNIYKLYSIENIQEIWGDGDNRVLLLDWLRSAKNAADTFYLSMDQEQKKTADEFNEMDLV